A genomic window from Cyanobacteria bacterium FACHB-DQ100 includes:
- the ubiE gene encoding bifunctional demethylmenaquinone methyltransferase/2-methoxy-6-polyprenyl-1,4-benzoquinol methylase UbiE — MNSDHIQALFDRIAPVYDELNNGLSFGQHRIWKRMTVKWSGAKPGNIALDLCCGSGDIAQMLAEVVGRTGQVYGVDFSAAQLEVARDRSERRCIKPPIHWVKSDVLDLPFSDNHFDCATMGYGLRNVVDILGSLKEIHRVLKPGAKAAILDMHRPDSNLVRAFQQWYLDEVVVPAAQRFGFTEEYAYISPSLDKFPTGREQVGLANQAGFTSATHYPIAGGTMGVLVITK, encoded by the coding sequence ATGAATTCTGATCATATTCAAGCGTTGTTCGATCGTATCGCTCCAGTCTACGACGAGCTTAACAACGGTCTGAGCTTTGGACAGCATCGCATCTGGAAGCGTATGACCGTGAAGTGGAGCGGTGCCAAGCCCGGAAATATTGCCCTTGATTTATGCTGTGGTAGCGGCGATATTGCCCAGATGTTAGCGGAAGTTGTTGGTAGAACTGGACAGGTGTACGGCGTTGATTTTTCTGCCGCTCAACTGGAAGTTGCCCGCGATCGTAGTGAACGTCGCTGCATTAAACCTCCCATTCACTGGGTCAAGTCCGATGTTCTAGATTTACCGTTTTCTGATAATCATTTTGATTGCGCGACGATGGGATACGGCTTGCGGAACGTCGTGGATATTCTTGGCAGCCTCAAAGAGATTCACCGAGTGCTAAAACCTGGAGCAAAAGCCGCAATTCTAGATATGCACCGTCCAGACAGCAATCTCGTGCGTGCGTTTCAGCAGTGGTATCTCGACGAAGTGGTGGTTCCGGCTGCTCAGCGCTTCGGCTTTACTGAGGAATACGCCTATATTTCACCCAGTCTCGACAAATTTCCGACAGGCAGAGAGCAGGTTGGCTTAGCAAATCAAGCGGGTTTTACCAGTGCTACCCATTATCCGATCGCGGGCGGTACGATGGGAGTATTGGTGATTACAAAATAA
- a CDS encoding response regulator, which yields MEYTIPELEPISRQFMMLDRPKKTKMLVVDDEPDNLDLLYRTFRREFNVLKAESGIHALQVLAQEGEVAVIISDQRMPEMKGTEFLSRTVPEFPDTMRIILTGFTDVEDLVEAINSGQVYKYITKPWDPNELKAVVQRAAETYELLKQRTEELRRSQSQTALLSTIVSVAQSHSTPESALEPIATAFGENFAADRCTVQLVENGTLTIAGTYGMSSDFDLVQSQAVKDAIATQQMQIVTETNDVAFSAHLVVPVTLRGEVLAVLSLQWKQPQSLREDELLLLHLSAQQVALALTCTRSIKSAVAA from the coding sequence ATGGAATACACCATTCCAGAACTAGAACCCATTAGCCGCCAATTCATGATGCTCGATCGACCAAAGAAAACGAAAATGCTCGTCGTCGATGACGAACCCGATAACCTCGATTTGCTCTACCGAACCTTTCGTCGCGAATTCAATGTTCTGAAAGCAGAAAGTGGCATTCATGCGCTGCAAGTCTTAGCGCAAGAGGGCGAGGTTGCGGTTATTATTTCCGACCAGCGGATGCCCGAAATGAAGGGAACAGAGTTTCTCAGCCGCACCGTGCCCGAATTCCCCGATACGATGCGGATTATTCTGACTGGGTTTACCGATGTTGAAGACTTAGTCGAGGCAATTAACTCTGGACAAGTTTACAAATACATCACAAAGCCTTGGGATCCAAACGAACTCAAAGCCGTCGTGCAACGAGCAGCCGAAACTTACGAATTGCTCAAACAGCGTACGGAAGAATTACGCCGATCGCAGTCGCAAACCGCTTTGTTGTCCACGATCGTTTCTGTTGCTCAGAGCCATAGCACCCCGGAAAGCGCGCTAGAGCCGATCGCGACTGCCTTTGGTGAAAACTTCGCTGCCGATCGCTGCACTGTCCAATTGGTTGAAAATGGTACTCTAACAATTGCGGGAACTTATGGCATGAGCAGCGATTTCGATCTCGTGCAATCGCAAGCGGTGAAAGACGCGATCGCAACTCAGCAAATGCAAATTGTCACGGAAACTAACGATGTCGCCTTCAGCGCCCATCTCGTTGTTCCAGTCACACTCCGAGGCGAAGTTCTCGCGGTGCTCTCCCTGCAATGGAAACAGCCGCAAAGTCTGCGAGAAGATGAGCTTTTGTTACTGCATCTCTCAGCCCAGCAAGTCGCTCTGGCGTTAACCTGTACCCGTTCGATCAAGAGTGCCGTTGCTGCCTAA